The DNA window CAACATGATCGGGACCGGAAACAATGCGAACAATGTTTCTGTCAAAGGTATGCTTTAGTACAGGTGATCGATAATGGTTACCGGTATAAAAACCCTTTTCCAACGAGCCATAAAACAGTGATCCATCATAGTCTTGGATGAAGACTGCATTGTTCTCTGCCAGCGACGCAGAAGGTAGAGGGGAATCCTTCTTGCCGGCAATTTGGAGTGACTGGATGCCAGCCCCTTCGACAACGAATTGCTTCTCCGGATTCTTATATATCAGAAGCGGGTCTGAATGCCCGGGTATCATAAACAATCGGATATCCCACGGGCTCAATATTTTTTGCTGCGTCTGGACTTGCTCAAAATCTCCGTTCAGAGCTGTTTTTTTAAAAAGGCTACCGCCATCAAAGGTGTAGAACGCTCCTCCGTGGTATCCTGCAAATTCAGCATCGTGACGAACAGCGATTGAATCGCCGGGCTGGAACGTCCAGTCCACGCCATTTTCTGACAATAGATATCCCCGGTCTGTTAGAGCGATAAAACCTTCGGGAATAACAACGGGTTTTCCCAGCCATTGAATTGGATGAGATTTGGTGTCGATGATATTTCGGACGGTAGTCCAGGTTTTTCCATCGGTAGAGTATACAGCAAAGGGTTTTTCCGGTTCTGCCTGTCCAGTCGGATACTCCTGACTGAGGATAACATAGGTTCCATTACGGTAAGCTATGCCCTGTGTATAGATTCCTTCAGTATCGGTTTTAAATTGGTTCCAATGGAGGCCACCAGCAGATGAATACCAGGTTGTTGGATCAACTTGAGCGAAAAAACGGTCATTTAAGAAGCTCAGGTGCGCCACGTTTTTTTGTTCTTCTAGATCACTCGCTTCAACCGTCTCGGTTTGTTTGCTGAACTGCCAGACGGTTTGAGGCCGATCTGATTTTCCAGTCGATATCACCACGGCACTAGTGCCGGATACAATTTTCCCTACAGGTTCATCAAAATGGTGATTAAGTTCCATGCTGTCTGGATGCTCACCCACATAAAAATCATTATCCAAGGATCCGTAGAATAGTTTGCCGTCATAATCCTGTATGAAAACTTGCGTCTCATTCGCCCTGACAACGGAGACTAGATTAAAAAGGTTGAATAATATGCATGCAATGATGGTTTTGCTCATCAATGGGTCTCCAAGTGCATAGGTAAAATAGGTTTTTCGGCTTTCTACATTTTCGACATTTCGGCGAGCGCTTCGAGTTTTTTCAGTGCCGCACCGGAATCGATCGATTCTGCCGCCAGGGCGAGGGCGTCTTTCGGGCTGTCGGCTTTTCCGCCGGCCATGATGGCGAAGGCGGCGTTGAGCAGGACGATATCGCGCTTCGGCCCTTTTTCGCCGTTGAGCAGGGCGCGGGTGATTTCCGCATTCTCCGCGGGTTCACCGCCGATCAGATCCTCCGGTTTTGCAGTGGCGAGGCCGAGGCCGGTGGGCTGGACTTCGTAGGATTCCACTTTACCGCGGCGGATTTCGGTGACCATGGTGGTGGTTGTGGTGGTGAATTCGTCGAGGCCGTCGTTGCCGTGCACGATAAACTGATAATTCATGTCGAGCTGGGCGCAGGCGTCGGACACAATCGGAACCAGCTCGGGTTTAAACACACCCATGACACCGTTTTTAACGCCCGCCGGATTACAGAGCGGTCCGAGAATATTGAAAATGCTCCAGATGCCGAGTTCGCGGCGCGGGCCGACGACATGTTTCATGGCCGGGTGCAGACCGGGCGCAAACAGAAAGGCAATGCCCAGTTCGTTCAGGCACTCTTCCATGCGCTGCGGGGTGTACTGAATGTTGACGCCGAGGGCTTCGAGCACATTGGCCGCGCCGGATTTGCTGGAGACGCCGTAGGAGCCGTGTTTAGCCACCGTGACGCCGGCGCCGGCAATGACAAAGGTGGACGTCGTGGAAATGTTGAAGGTATGCGCCCCATCGCCGCCGGTGC is part of the Pontiella agarivorans genome and encodes:
- the trpD gene encoding anthranilate phosphoribosyltransferase; the protein is MIKDAIAKLVSHETLSRAEAAEAMTDIMSGDATEAQIGAFIMGLRQTGETPEIIAGCAEVMRANATPVKCDDPNAVDIVGTGGDGAHTFNISTTSTFVIAGAGVTVAKHGSYGVSSKSGAANVLEALGVNIQYTPQRMEECLNELGIAFLFAPGLHPAMKHVVGPRRELGIWSIFNILGPLCNPAGVKNGVMGVFKPELVPIVSDACAQLDMNYQFIVHGNDGLDEFTTTTTTMVTEIRRGKVESYEVQPTGLGLATAKPEDLIGGEPAENAEITRALLNGEKGPKRDIVLLNAAFAIMAGGKADSPKDALALAAESIDSGAALKKLEALAEMSKM